A portion of the Esox lucius isolate fEsoLuc1 chromosome 20, fEsoLuc1.pri, whole genome shotgun sequence genome contains these proteins:
- the LOC106024807 gene encoding uncharacterized protein LOC106024807 isoform X2 codes for MLNTGVESVVPSFGKAVCNQDTDEKKINMLLKCIMERGEKTCEEFLEILKKEQKHYPSLQQHFSKNMDGPTVYADCNSIVDTRKVTNVQVKKDLNMNATVQAGEMNPSGVNHSQLPQCADMVATNSSFIFASEVSNCTIDGDFNMSLRQAPPPNAPQCPGPSESKESKLTSTCSIADIPGFLKRNRVILISRVKNVKAIVDTMQSTVYPDELAANVNAQSTTQEMMRLILDTVTSTGAMKALIKALHLHQKDVMDDLMRDSNNTH; via the exons ATGTTAAATACCGGTGTGGAATCTGTTGTACCATCCTTTG GAAAGGCTGTGTGCAACCAAGACACTGATGAAAAGAAGATCAACATGCTGTTGAAATGTATTATGGAAAGGGGAGAGAAAACATGTGAGGAGTTCCTTGAGATTCTGAAGAAAGAGCAAAAGCATTACCCGAGCCTTCAACAGCATTTCAGCAAGAACATGGATg GTCCAACAGTGTATGCGGATTGCAACAGCATCGTTGACACCCGAAAAGTAACCAACGTCCAGGTTAAAAAAGACTTAAACATGAATGCAACTGTTCAAGCAGGAGAGATGAATCCATCTG GAGTTAACCACAGCCAACTACCCCAATGTGCAGATATGGTTGCAACCAACAGCAGTTTTATATTTGCATCAGAAGTATCAAACTGTACAATTGATGGAGACTTCAATATGTCTTTGAGACAGGCCCCACCCCCAAATGCCCCACAATGTCCAG GACCTTCTGAGTCAAAGGAGAGTAAATTAACCTCAACATGTTCCATTGCAG ACATACCtgggtttttgaaaagaaaCCGTGTGATTTTGATCAGTAGAGTTAAAAACGTGAAGGCCATTGTAGATACCATGCAGAGCACGGTTTATCCAGATGAACTGGCCGCCAACGTTAATGCCCAGTCGACAACACAAGAGATGATGCGGTTGATTCTGGACACTGTGACGAGCACCGGGGCCATGAAAGCCCTGATAAAAGCCCTTCATCTTCATCAGAAGGATGTCATGGATGACCTGATGAGGGACAGTAATAATACTCACTAA
- the LOC106024807 gene encoding uncharacterized protein LOC106024807 isoform X3, which produces MLNTGVESVVPSFGPTVYADCNSIVDTRKVTNVQVKKDLNMNATVQAGEMNPSGVNHSQLPQCADMVATNSSFIFASEVSNCTIDGDFNMSLRQAPPPNAPQCPGPSESKESKLTSTCSIADIPGFLKRNRVILISRVKNVKAIVDTMQSTVYPDELAANVNAQSTTQEMMRLILDTVTSTGAMKALIKALHLHQKDVMDDLMRDSNNTH; this is translated from the exons ATGTTAAATACCGGTGTGGAATCTGTTGTACCATCCTTTG GTCCAACAGTGTATGCGGATTGCAACAGCATCGTTGACACCCGAAAAGTAACCAACGTCCAGGTTAAAAAAGACTTAAACATGAATGCAACTGTTCAAGCAGGAGAGATGAATCCATCTG GAGTTAACCACAGCCAACTACCCCAATGTGCAGATATGGTTGCAACCAACAGCAGTTTTATATTTGCATCAGAAGTATCAAACTGTACAATTGATGGAGACTTCAATATGTCTTTGAGACAGGCCCCACCCCCAAATGCCCCACAATGTCCAG GACCTTCTGAGTCAAAGGAGAGTAAATTAACCTCAACATGTTCCATTGCAG ACATACCtgggtttttgaaaagaaaCCGTGTGATTTTGATCAGTAGAGTTAAAAACGTGAAGGCCATTGTAGATACCATGCAGAGCACGGTTTATCCAGATGAACTGGCCGCCAACGTTAATGCCCAGTCGACAACACAAGAGATGATGCGGTTGATTCTGGACACTGTGACGAGCACCGGGGCCATGAAAGCCCTGATAAAAGCCCTTCATCTTCATCAGAAGGATGTCATGGATGACCTGATGAGGGACAGTAATAATACTCACTAA
- the LOC106024807 gene encoding uncharacterized protein LOC106024807 isoform X1, with protein sequence MEFLESTKTDLCQWLSTGAQYIIDKCEDILSVKQGKAVCNQDTDEKKINMLLKCIMERGEKTCEEFLEILKKEQKHYPSLQQHFSKNMDGPTVYADCNSIVDTRKVTNVQVKKDLNMNATVQAGEMNPSGVNHSQLPQCADMVATNSSFIFASEVSNCTIDGDFNMSLRQAPPPNAPQCPGPSESKESKLTSTCSIADIPGFLKRNRVILISRVKNVKAIVDTMQSTVYPDELAANVNAQSTTQEMMRLILDTVTSTGAMKALIKALHLHQKDVMDDLMRDSNNTH encoded by the exons ATGGAATTCCTGGAGTCAACAAAGACAGACCTGTGCCAGTGGTTATCAACAGGTGCTCAGTATATCATTGACAAGTGTGAAGATATTTTATCTGTTAAACAAGGAAAGGCTGTGTGCAACCAAGACACTGATGAAAAGAAGATCAACATGCTGTTGAAATGTATTATGGAAAGGGGAGAGAAAACATGTGAGGAGTTCCTTGAGATTCTGAAGAAAGAGCAAAAGCATTACCCGAGCCTTCAACAGCATTTCAGCAAGAACATGGATg GTCCAACAGTGTATGCGGATTGCAACAGCATCGTTGACACCCGAAAAGTAACCAACGTCCAGGTTAAAAAAGACTTAAACATGAATGCAACTGTTCAAGCAGGAGAGATGAATCCATCTG GAGTTAACCACAGCCAACTACCCCAATGTGCAGATATGGTTGCAACCAACAGCAGTTTTATATTTGCATCAGAAGTATCAAACTGTACAATTGATGGAGACTTCAATATGTCTTTGAGACAGGCCCCACCCCCAAATGCCCCACAATGTCCAG GACCTTCTGAGTCAAAGGAGAGTAAATTAACCTCAACATGTTCCATTGCAG ACATACCtgggtttttgaaaagaaaCCGTGTGATTTTGATCAGTAGAGTTAAAAACGTGAAGGCCATTGTAGATACCATGCAGAGCACGGTTTATCCAGATGAACTGGCCGCCAACGTTAATGCCCAGTCGACAACACAAGAGATGATGCGGTTGATTCTGGACACTGTGACGAGCACCGGGGCCATGAAAGCCCTGATAAAAGCCCTTCATCTTCATCAGAAGGATGTCATGGATGACCTGATGAGGGACAGTAATAATACTCACTAA